The genomic DNA ATAGATTTGTACCTTCATGAACTGGTGTGCTTTACGTGAAACTGCATTTAATTTCAGACGAAAAGGAATGCTTATGCAGACTTCCATGTTAAATTGTCAcacacaatcttttttttttcatttaatgtaTTTGGCTGGTTTATTCCACTTAGAAAGACGCTTTAACATCGGGAAAATGTTGATTTATGAGATGAATATAACCATACGGTCGACAATTCATTATACTACAGCATTGGAAGTGTAAATGCTGTGGAACTGTACAGATTGTGTAGACGCTGTACAGATAACTGCATTGTCATTTGTTATGATGTCGCAAGGATAATGTCATGGATCGGTTAATGCGTTCTGAGGCTCTTCTTCAAAACAAAAGTTTGTCTTGTATCTCTAAGCATGGTGTAAAAGTTGACAAACTTGTTCCCTTTACTAGTCGAAAAAGTTTGTTAAAAAAACTATGAAAACGAGTCTGTTTTGCCAAATGTGCCGTGAGGAAGGTTGTGTGCTAGGGAATATTATGTGTAAACCGTGCAGTAGTAGGTACGTCGGTGTAATTGGTGCTTGGAAATAATATTTATGACAACATTGTACCTTCGACTTCGTATATCACATCAGTGTACGAGTCTTCTCGCTTCAGAGAGCGTTTAGTGCACGAATTGTTACGGGTTACTTGATAATGCCATCTGCTCATTAAtaatatacagtcaacctccaAACCTTCCATCTGCGGGTAGTTGGTTTTACCTTACAGTATAGTGCCAATGGATgttgcacaaacacacacacacacacacactaatgtAGAAGGATGGTGATGTCGATGCTCTTCAAGGATTGTCAcagaaaatctgtcaaaaatTGTTCTTACATtctttgaatttatttttttatttgcaaattaGATTTGGCTGCATTTCGACTGTAAATGCCAAAAAGTGATTGTGAACTACTTTATATCACTTTGTGCCATCGAGAATGGGAAACGAGAATTTTCTTCACGGAGCTCGTACGAAATGTAGCCTTACATGGGTAAGATATCTGCGTTCAACCCGCTGAACCTTGTTcaacaatgaaaatgaacaaacaaacgactGTTCCCAAACGATATTGTGTTTgatgaaaaggaaagagcacTTTCTTCGCTGTTTGTACTGTATTTATATCCGTTAGATATTCTAACGGTACCTTTAAAGGTTCCCTCATTTTTACTGctacttctccttcttcttttacttctttttaaaatatctgcaGGTATTCAAGGCGACCGGAGATGAATTTATCCGGGTAGCCGCAGGTATGTCTAAAATTGTGCCGGCGGTCATGCACATCTGCCACAGCGTCGGTGGCAGTGCGTTAGTTGAGTgagtgagcgtgtgtgtgtgtgtgtgtgcgtgtgcgtgagTACGAGTACGTgtagatgtatgtgtgtgtatgaatatcTGTGTGTGGAAGTTATTGCATTCTAGtctctatcttctttttttttttttttaacccgaaACAACAGTTTGTGGATATGCGTATGCACTGTGTGACGaacctcatattttttttttcacattcgaCGCATTATTGTGCTACTTGAATGGTGACACAATGTGTTACCCTAATTTACGAACAAACCTTCAAAATCTCAAACCAAACTCTACTCCCCAATCTGCTATTATATTAACAGGAACATCGAAGGAGGCAACACTGTTTCTGGCGCGCGACGAAGGACACATTATCGTGCGCATGCGTGGACTACCTTTCACAGCCAATGAGAAAGATGTGGTAAGCAGACACACTTTGTTCATGCTATAAGAAAGTGAAAGACATCAAGTTACAAGATATACTCCCTACGtattaaacaataaaaaatgtgctgataatttgaaataatataCCAGGGACACTGTGTTCCTTCTGCACACACTTTTTGAATAAGCCTGATAACGATCAGATTCAGGAAGACAAAAGACCCCGCTATTGTGAGGTTGCTGGGTCATCAATCGAATGATGTAATGTCATACATTACGACAAACATGGTATCAAGGCATCACATAACCAAGCATTACAAGTAGAATATCTATCATGGAATGTGTCTCTATTCGTCTTGAAATATAATTGCTTTGTATTTGTCGGACATGGTAATAAGggaaaatgacataaaattatCCCATTGATAAATCCATTTATCCATGTCATAATTCTTTGaaggttttattttctattCTCCTTTACTTATACCATGCTCATGACTAAGTAATTTGAACAAACTTTTCACATTAGTACCATCAAATAGATATGATAAGTGATATCAAATGAATTTAACCGAAATTATTTTGCCCAAAAGAGTACCTTCAGCAACCCATTCTTCCAATACCACGACTATCTCCATCACCACAATCATTTCAGGTGGATTTCTTTGGAAATGAAATCCCTGTGGCAGGCAGCGAGGAGGGTATCCTTTTTGTCAAACAGAAGAACGGTAAAATGACGGGTGACGCCTTCGTTCTCTTTGCCTCGGAGGATGCCGTCTCTAAGGCACTGGCCAAGCACCGCGAGTACCTTGGCAACCGCTACATCGAGATTTTTCGCAGCACTACAGCAGAGGTCCAACAGGTAGGACGGGTTGGAATCGCTCTAAGAACTTTTCACATCTAATACTTAAATACTTTTACATGTAGCGGTAAGCTGAAATGAgtgataaatacataaataaggAGAGAGAATGATTTAGAGAggagaaacaaatgaaaatcgTCATGTACATCATAAGTATATCAAGGTCTTTGGTGAGTGATCTAATTAAAGTATCACGTTGCTTGAACATGTTCACAGAATATGAAAAACCAATTGAATACAAAATAAGAAATGTGTTCATTATTGAATGATccctagttaaaaaaaaaaatatttcctttcAACCTGAAGGTGCTCTCTCGTGTTCAGTCGGAGCCTATAATGGCGGAAATACCCCAGCAGCCGGTCCTCCCTCCCGTCATTCCGATCCCGATGCCACTACCACCACCGCCACAACATTTCATCACTGCGGGAGTCGTGCGGGACTGCATACGCATGCGTGGCTTGCCCTACAATGCTTCCATCGAGGACATTATGTGCTTTCTCGGAGATTGTGCCCAATATATTCGGCCACATGGCGTTCACATGGTCCTCAATGTACAGGTAGTATTTAGCCTTTCTCTCGTACTCTCACAAAAAACGCCTTTAGTTGTATAAGTCGTGAAAAAGGAACAACAGCAACCACAACGAAAATTAGACATGCATAATGTCACAGccgaaattgtgattaaaaaagaagatgcatttgatattttgattttctttcgaGTGAATTGCTGTATCTTTAGTAGGTAATTTGATATAGAGACAGTTAAGTGGCgatcaattcatcattcattatCAAACATGGTTGATATACATTATTTTTAGAACTGAACGCATTGCTTAAAATGAGGATTTTAAGTAGAATTGAAATAGATGGGTGTTATACATGACAGTCacaactgaaattgaatttgtgtTTTTGATTGAAAAGAGTTAAGAAAGAGGGATGAGAAGATGTGATcgaaaatgttaaaattgttCTCGTCATAGGGTAAGCCCAACGGTGAGGCCTTTATTCAGATGACATCTGCAGATCGTGCTTGCCTTGCGGCGCAGACGTGCCACATGAAGTACATGCGCGAGCGGTATGTGGAAGTCTTCCAGTGCTCGGGTGAGGAGATGCAACTTGTGCTCACCAGCGggatcagaaatgaaaaggccCCACAGCCACAAGGTAACCAGATGATCAAATATAATTAGTCATCCATTTCTCTGATTTTCATCCAGTGTTATGTTACAGAGAGACTGTCATTTAATAATGCCAATAGCGAAAAAAAGTCTGACGTAAAATTCCCAGGCAAACCCCTTTAATATAATACAACGGTGACAACAGTCAGGATTTGCGGTTTCGTAAGTcctaaaagaaaataatgagacACACGTGCTTAAACTACACCATGATTAATCCTTTCGTGAAACATAGATACATACAAACTCTCCAAACAGAAGGTATAATATAGACACAAAAATCATTCAAACAGTATTATCACAAAGCGTACCATGAGATTAAAACCAATATCTTTCAGATAGTTTATTCTGGACAAACTTTTTCGAAAGTTTGAAACATGGGGAAGTTCCACTGTTACTGCATTTGGAATGATCTCCTTAGTAGATTCGtgtgcaatatatatatatatatatatatatatatatatatatatatatatatgtatatatatatataacatgatTATAGAAATACattaatatacaatatgcaaCCACATGGTCACAACGAAAATAGTATAATGGTAAAGACAGTATCCTATAGTCTCCTAGGGAAGTAATTACATTATTACGATAATGACGACAATGATAAAAACAAGCATTATTGCACGCAAGTCATCGGATTTCTGCAACAAATTCGAGTTCCCCGTTTGTAAAAATTGACATTTCCACATTtccacattttttccccttcttgaaTCTGTCATTAGTAAATGCAATATCCCCGACAACTCCACTGGCGTATCAGCATCCCCATCACCCCCACGCCCAGCTTCATCATCCTTCGCAACTGCCACAGGTCAGCGCTGGTACCATTATACCCACCATGCCTCATTTGACGGCGCATCCTGCCAACGCCACTCACCACCCACAGCACCACCTGCCGCCCGGCGCCACATTCTTGCACCAGCAACAGCTGGTTTACCTCCCTTCCGGTTTCCCGAGTCCGCCTGTGTCTCCTACCGGACATCACCTGTATTACCCAGGAACCGCAGCTGGAAGCGTGGCACAGAGCAACGCCATGATCCGGCTGCGTGGGTTGCATACTGGCGCGACAGCACACGACGTGGCCAAGTTTTTCCAGGGCTATGGGGTGAGTATTTTTATTCATGACTAACCAAGATCTTAACATCATCTTAACATTTTGCCTCGAGTGTCACTTGGTTGATTTTACGGGAAGTCGAGGGACTAACTATAGCGCGGAAATCCGTAGTTGTACCATGTTGACAACTGGGTAAAGTTGTGCATGTTAGAAGAAATTGGAGAGGTGGATTGCCCAATGGTAGGAGTTCGATCCTTTCAGCGGACATTGCTATGCTGGCTAGCTGGTTTTTACTGCCTGGAAAATCAAAATTTAAACTTATACAATCTACTCTGCCAGTCAGAGGATGTTTGTTAAAGCTTTTTGCTGGTGGTACCTATTATGTCTCCTCAAATTCATGCTACTGTGAGTACAAAAGATATCTGATTGCATCATAAAGGACAGCTCTACCATAATAATAGGAAAAGTTCCGGTAAACTAATTTGTAACTCAAACTATGCTACTATTAATTGTCCATCTTACCTGGCTTAATAATTAGCAAAGCAcagaaatttgaatccgtacaATCGAGTATGCAGTGCATGACACAGTTCATCAACACCGATTCCTTTGCATGACTGTCACTCCTAGAAcactgaaacaaaataaatcatcaagattataataaaaaaataagagtAATTGCttgaagacaaaataaacaataattCGCCGCTCATTTAACACCAAGAACAGACTAGTATAAATCATACTAGCACATTGAAGCCAACATGCTATTATCGCGAGTGTTGATCGTGACACCAAGAAAGCTTGCTGGAGGCTTGTTTACGTAGAGACATCTAGATTCCACATATCACAATTCCATGTAAGTTCTTCATACAAAATGACGATAATATCaatgatgaaggtgatgatgacaatgatcgtaaaaagaattatgatgtaatataaacaacaataataattattattaggTATAACCTGAACAATATTTAATGAGCATTATACGGCAGATTAGCTCTTACTTGCTCTTACACATAAAGAGTATATTGGAGGaagtttcattcatttcatgtcatgcaTCTCCTTGTGCTGCATGTAGACTTCTCTCAGTTTACGATCCCTCCCATTAGATGTGACAAGATGGATGTTATTCAGAGATAATGTCTGCTTTCTCAAACAGAAcgagaaatgatttcatttaagGAGCTGGAGACATATGATGTGTTCCCATGACTAAATATCAATCATGTTCGCTCCCTCTCATAGGAATGAATTATTGCTTGCCTCTTCCTCATGTAGATGTGTGTTCTACAGGACGTGTATACTAACTATATAGCGCATATTGATATGttacattgattttcatgaatcattttatTTCTAATAACTTCCGAAGGGATTAACAGCGGCCCGCACAACGGATTCATGGCCATGACTGCCGGTCTCCGGGTCGGCATCAGAAGGGGTCTTATGTAACCCCTTCTGGTCTTCGAGATAAACACAGGGTGAACAACTAACTATGCAATAGGTACAGGATGCAGACAAATTACAAAGAATACCAccaaaatgatgtcatcaacaaaATAGTAGTACATTAATGGCACGCGCTTGACATGTGATGGGATACTCATTCGGTGCATTGGTTCTAAACTGTATTGCTGTAATCCATGGTAGCGTTTGTTACCATCTCCACGGTGTGGAATGCTGAATTTGATTATGCGCCTCTCCAAGAAAGTAAATCATTACTAGTCATAGTCTCCTTGGCAGCGGGTTACTGATCCATGCGATGGGGTATACTGCAACATGGGTGATGTGGGATGCAGTACGGGGTATCGCGAGGCAATTATCATTCCATTGCACGTCCTAACCTTCAGGAGTATTCATTCAGTCTCTTATTGTCTTCACGTCACaactttctttgttgttgttgttgttctctcTTTCCCATCGCCTTATTCTCTCACTAAGCATTCTAACAGCGGGGTTGCGGTGATATTAAGGCATCTTAATCTGGTCCATTGTTATTAACTCATTTCGTTCTACTTGCATGCCACTGTATAGGATCCTCCATCTTTCATCTCCTTCAGATTCGTGTCATAACAAGTTCGTATCGTAAGAAATAGGCCTAAACAAGCAATTTTTAGCCAAAAGGAACAATATAGGAAAGGTGATTGTAGCTCCTGTGCCGTCAATACAGAAAGGTAGATCCGTCCGTTATATCCGGCTACGCCCCTGgttacttgtgtgtgtgtgtgtgtgtgtgtgtgtgtgtggaagggggggggggtggggtaatGTCCGTTATTCTAAAGTtagttaatccaaaaatgaagtaaggttcgttattccggaggttcgttattgcgaaacacacaaattccctatacctatatATAGATgctcgttgatccgaaaatgaaaaagggtacATTAtaaatccgaaaatttgtggcgttattccgaagattcattattccgaaaatgaattaagattcgttattccgatggtttgttattccgaaaaatgaaaagaaggtgcgtacaaacgaaccgtcggaattacgaaccctgtttcgttttcggattgaagaaccttcggaataacaaaccttattttattttcgtattaaGGTACCTTCGAAATAAATATTCTTAATCAATCTTCAGATTGACCCTCCTGCAGAATAACGAatcctcggaataacgaaccttatttcatttccggattaacgaaccttctgaataccGTATTGTAACCGTGTGTTTAATTATGTATGGGGTTATTGTGCGTATTACTgcgaaaattgatatttttgtcaAGTCAAGAAGGTTTAGCATTACTCATTAAAGATTTTAGATTCCTGTAAATGATGATTGCCTGAAGAGAGAGTTTTGTATCGTTCTCTGGCGAATTCAAGGTAACAGAACAGTGCActttaaaacaaaacactgaGGTATAGTGTGCAGAagttacgatttttttttcatctaacaTGACGTCTTTTGATACTTCGATCTCATTTGACCCTTGCCCACAAATCCTAATTGCTGCAAGaaagacacacgcacacacaaatcaagatttctttttttttttttttggggggggggacaagtcGTGCTGATCAATAATCAACGTCCTCTGTCATTTCAGGTGCACAGATCATAATCTCTCATAAATACTATCTATTTCGACCAAAGGTAGAACAATTTTTGACAGAAACTGACATTAAATTTCGAGCAACATTAGATTATCTTTACAAGTAGGGCTAGAACGTCATGTTGAATGACCTCATCACATTCGCGCATTATTTTTTAACCTCGTATAGAAGATGCATAGCTATACACCCGAAAGCGTTACATTGTCCCTTGAACCAAACAGCATGTCTTTGCGTAGACTAAAATCTCTTCCGAGACATGAAGAATAGCAATTGTAATATCGCAACAATTATTATTCAAACTCTATCTTTCATTCTAACATTACTTCTAATGATACAGCAAATTAAACCGTTAGTGTTTGGCAGTGGAGTCAAACtggagttgttgtttttttttatttttatttgtgcaTGTAAAAACATTTGTGCATGTTCAGGTAATTGTAGCGATCCAACAGTGTTATGTTGCATATATCAGGTCTCCAATCATCTCGACCAAGATGATTTGATTTCTACCACTGGAGCGTGCCAGTTCAACACAGATTATCGATAATGTACATATGGGATATGATATGAGGTGTTTTcagaatgaatatatatatatactctctaaaaaaaatcgagtgaaaattttcactctaaaaagagtgaatacaaaaaagagtgaatttcgagtgaaattggagtgaattttgagtgaaaatgctcattttcactcattttggagtgacgtcagggatcactcgaagattttggagtgatccctgacgtcactctaaaatgagtgaaaatgagcattttcactcaaaattcactccaatttcactcgaaattcactcttttttgtattcactctttttagagtgaaaattttcactcgattttttttagagagtatatatatatatatatatatatatatatatatatatccatcttCTTAAACTGTTTGAAAGACTGTGTTTGTATAGAGACTGTTTCTATACATCTGTGTATCAATTTAGACTCaatagtaaaatgttgaatACCTATTTCTGCAATCAATACACTATGGTTTACCGAAGAAATATTGcgtagaaaaaaatatagcgCAACAGTATTTTTCCAAAAAGAGGACTAACAGCACTGAAAGGGTGGCTACATCTATGCTAATTATCAGTTTGCATGAGATAATTCAAGCAATGCTAAGTACTAACTGCAATGTACATTCATCAAAAACCAACGCCAACTTTACAATGTTCTATATCGGTCAAAATAGTCATTGTCACGAGCGCCTCATTTTACTTCAATATACATTGACAATTAGATTTTTAGATTTTGAATATGGAAATTAAGAGGCCCATAGCCGGTTTGCTCTTGAGATATATGACTCTTTTAGCACAAATTATCCCAAATTGAACAACTGAGAAGACAAAacattgatgttttttttttcgcatgatatttttttcagGTACTACATGGAAATTTCTTACCATATAATCATGGGTGAGATAGTAAGCATTTCAGCATTAAAAGTACACCATATCGTCAAGAAGTGTGTGATATTCCGTTTTGACTCTTACGAATCCtttatttcatgcattttttcaACAAACTTAAAGTCTTTCTCTGAGTGAAGTTGAGTTTTTGCATCAGCAGTGTTTCACAAACTGTTTGCCATCATCCTTTTTGCATTTCACCACTGTAAGGTACCTCCTGACAGCGTTCAAATGACTCAAAGCGGAGAAGCCATGGTCCCCTTCACCTCCCAAGACATTGCTGTCAGGGCCCTGCAGGACAGACAACGGCAATTCGCCGGCAAAATGGAACTATTCGTCGCttgaaagagagaaagtaaAGGTGACCGTCTTCAAAATACAGCATAACAAGACTTCATGGAACATACGTAGGAACGTATAATACTCGAAATTGGCCTACAGTCGATGTTTTATTCATACTTTTGGTAAACTCACAAATATCACGCACCgtacaataattattattggcAGATAGCGACTTTTTTGGATGACACTCTTTGACGTACCCATGTCCTCCGGTGCGCTGAAGCTGCGTTTTAGCAGGGATGCGGTTAAATCTCCCTGCATGGTTTTTCCGTACGATGCTGGATGTTGGTTAAATGCGATATGTTGATGATAATCGATCCATAGTTATGAAATTTCATCTATAGCGGAATAGCTCTTCTAAACAATTATTACAACTTGAAAGTTGTTCTCCCTTACATAATCTCAGAATACCTGCTTCCCTTTGACTTATTTGGATCGCACTATTATTTACAAGGCTATACATTCACCAGGATTTCAGCGATTGTACCATAATGACACTCAAATGCTCTGCAAGAGAAGTCTTAACCAGAGAGATGCTACATGTTTACCGCACTTTACTGcaatatgtctatatatatatatatgtctatatatatatatatatatatatatatatatatatatatatatatatatatatatatatatatatatatatatgtatatacacgtatatagaAATGTTGGTCCCGACCTAAACGTGTGTCGTGTCTCATGCATCATGTCTTCCACTGATATATGAGTGTGTTTCTGTCTCCatctgtttgtatgtatgtactttAGGTATCATATACAGGTGGTTAGAAGGAATTTGGTCCTGACATTGGAGGACACTACCTTATAGGTCAGCAATTTGGAAATGGTAGATGATCCACTTACACGATTGAGAATGTAAATAGAGTACCTACAAAGTCTGTATTGAATAATGAATCATTTGCATTGTTCTCTTTCCGCTGGTGACATTCTTTCCTTCCAGCAAGGTAATGTTCCACATGCTTGTTGTGTTTCCGCATGTCATACTGAGCATGTATAGCcttgaagaaaacttaaaacTGTAAACGGTACTGAACGTTATGGCTGATATAAGAATACGCTTGCCAGGTTTTGGTAGGGTGATTAGAATATCATTTGATGAGTACTTGTTTATTTGCATTTTCTGCTAGAAAGCTAGTGTAATTATACTGAGTTGGTAGAACAATTACATTGACTATCAGCAGTCATGTTCATGCCGACAATGTGTTTGAATATATTCAGTCGCCTTCTTGTAATCTAGTTTCATTGATCGTTTTTGTATTCTTATTGTACATCTCTGATAATTCCAACTCTAAAGTCACTCATTTCTTGCTAATTGATTGCAGTTTTTATAGTGTTTAATCTTTTCTAGTCATTATCCTtgtttctctcttcctctctatctTTCCTTTCCCCTAAACTGAATATCATACTGTTGATTAATTTCGAATTAAATAAAACTACCACTGGCACTTTTTCTACAAATGGGGACATCACATTCCCTACATGCCACTAGCTTGCACAACTCATAATATGGCAAGTATTGATATAGCATTACGATAATTCTGCGAAGTGCAGAGAGGATAATCGAAATGTGTTCGTTTTGGTAGAATTTAATACTGGGGTTAGGTGTCCTTAACTCTCGTAAGCATGTTTGTGATTCATGCgacaattttcataaatatTAAAACCTTGCCATTACAATGTCAGTATGTAAAAAGATGTGAAACTTGGATCTGCGTTAGAAAATTAAACTATTATTGTTTACTGTGGCCTCTTTGATGATGATTAAATTGTTTATCCAGTCGCAAAGACGGGTTTCTAGTAACTGGAAAATCCGCCAATAATCAGTTACAAATATACTTGcctcaaaatatcaaatttggaATCTTACCCACAGGAATGCAAACATTAATGTGGTACGTTTGAATATTATTGTTCGTTGTTGATATCCAATAATCTAGAGGGTATTTGCTATAATTTTGCTTGCTTTTTCATGTAACATTCATTATGTGTGTCAGAAACGTTGAACATAATTGTATATATTTGATGTTTTCCGTTGCGAAGTGGCAACACCATTGTGCCTTGCAAAAGTATATTAATGGTCGTCTTCCCTATTAAACATGCTGATGTATGTGAAGAGAACGACTTTCATTTAAACCTAGAATAGATGTAATTTGTCAAGTCATTATCTTTGTTTAAAAACATTTCAGCATATTCAATGCCTTGAAATTGTGCAACAAAGTCTCTTGTCTTCCTAGTATCCTAATGTTGTCATTCCTGTTATAGTTTTTGACCTGCGGGTATCGTTTGGATACATCGCTGAAAGAGTAATCACGCGATTGTTTTCTGTGAAGTATTGAAAAATTCAGCCTGTCCACGGTTGGCGATTCGAGGGAAATGCAGCCCTCTATAACAGAGTGCCATGTGTAATTCATatatttgttacatttttttgtgtctttACACTTGTTGAGAATTCATTGCATCCATGCATAAAAAGCGCataatgatagcaataacaATGTCGAAAATTCTTATCGTATTACTGTTGTGTATAAATATGACACTTCtgttctattgattttaatggAAATTGATGAATACTGTCCAAAAACAGGTTTTCACTCATTTAAATCGGCATCAGTTAAAGCTAAAAAGCATGTGCGCTATGATAGAGTACAAACTTATTCCAAACTCTACAATCTAAACGATTCACCTTAGGAAGCCAATTTTCCGACATATAGGTGTTTATACCATTCTGACCTCTCTTGATTTCGATACAAACAAAATCTCAGTATAACACAAACATGGACTAGCTTGGTGTTTTGCGACTTCCGTCttgctgcctttttttttcaagcaaagAGAACATAGAACTTAGATAGCTGAATTAATCACTTTTTGTTTACCTACATGTTGAACGAGACGGATGGTGGAACACCTTGGCAGCCCAGTGCGACATTCTGTTCACAGCATTGAAAAATACAGATAACATATGTGtagccgattttttttttccggcaatgaAATTGCATTCCTCGGGGAAGGGTACATGTGGAGCTACGTGGTGGACGTTTCTCTGCATCTATTTTTCATTCCAGGGTTAGATGTTAAAATGAACCGTTGTATTGGTTTCAAGCAAAGAAATCGTATGacataaataattgaaaaagaatTAT from Diadema setosum chromosome 9, eeDiaSeto1, whole genome shotgun sequence includes the following:
- the LOC140232585 gene encoding epithelial splicing regulatory protein 1-like; translated protein: MAYNYLVIVFCTTAGRRGALLGTDEEDLVLLVWVVVDVETNKVVSFKQSYVCPDNSELSEELCKTLNVRPDVITGAACLSRVIAEFDQYLKSELAGDDGKTFCLLTDGQLHVRQCLHPQSTSKGVPLPEYFFNFFDLRKEFRKRYPDAPHITDVKDMANYLRIDVGNYNFTETGLDECKTMASIVQRLIADNHLFMKPDYVTKKYEPGTYDKTDSVPDDTVVKARGLPWQASDRDVFRFFKGLNIARGGVALCLNTHGRRNGEVMVHFESSEQRDMALQRHKHNLGKRYVEVFKATGDEFIRVAAGTSKEATLFLARDEGHIIVRMRGLPFTANEKDVVDFFGNEIPVAGSEEGILFVKQKNGKMTGDAFVLFASEDAVSKALAKHREYLGNRYIEIFRSTTAEVQQVLSRVQSEPIMAEIPQQPVLPPVIPIPMPLPPPPQHFITAGVVRDCIRMRGLPYNASIEDIMCFLGDCAQYIRPHGVHMVLNVQGKPNGEAFIQMTSADRACLAAQTCHMKYMRERYVEVFQCSGEEMQLVLTSGIRNEKAPQPQVNAISPTTPLAYQHPHHPHAQLHHPSQLPQVSAGTIIPTMPHLTAHPANATHHPQHHLPPGATFLHQQQLVYLPSGFPSPPVSPTGHHLYYPGTAAGSVAQSNAMIRLRGLHTGATAHDVAKFFQGYGVPPDSVQMTQSGEAMVPFTSQDIAVRALQDRQRQFAGKMELFVA